One Edaphobacter flagellatus genomic region harbors:
- the miaA gene encoding tRNA (adenosine(37)-N6)-dimethylallyltransferase MiaA, which yields MKISHEKPLIVLAGPTASGKTSLAIRLAEEFGGEIVSCDSVAVYRGMEIGTAKPSIEERAMVPHHLIDVAWPDEQVTAGDYSRLAREALAGISGRERLPIVAGGTGLYLRALIEGLFPAPAARPELRERLRKRAEKRGPEHLHRVLTRLDRAAAQAIHANDVPKVIRAIEVSLTSEDAKRSPMTEQWQKGRDRLEGYRILRLGLNPERARLYERINQRAAAMFDRGLVEETARLIERYGRECRALLSLGYAQAAAMLADALTREEAVAAAQQGHRNYAKRQMTWFRREPEMHWLNGLGSDDGVVDEAMRLVAAFIKG from the coding sequence GTGAAGATTTCTCACGAGAAACCTCTGATTGTTCTTGCCGGGCCGACGGCAAGCGGCAAGACTTCGCTGGCGATTCGGCTTGCGGAAGAGTTTGGCGGCGAGATTGTGTCGTGCGACTCGGTCGCGGTGTATCGCGGGATGGAGATCGGCACGGCGAAGCCCTCGATTGAAGAGCGGGCGATGGTACCGCATCACTTGATCGATGTTGCGTGGCCGGATGAGCAGGTGACGGCGGGCGACTACAGCCGACTGGCTCGCGAGGCGCTTGCGGGAATCAGCGGACGTGAGCGGCTTCCCATTGTTGCTGGAGGAACAGGACTCTATCTGCGGGCGCTGATCGAAGGGCTGTTTCCGGCTCCTGCGGCGCGTCCAGAGCTGCGTGAGAGATTGCGTAAGCGGGCGGAGAAGCGCGGGCCGGAGCATCTGCATCGCGTCCTGACGCGGCTGGATCGTGCGGCGGCGCAGGCGATTCATGCCAACGATGTGCCGAAGGTGATTCGCGCGATCGAGGTTTCTCTGACTTCGGAGGATGCGAAACGCAGTCCGATGACGGAGCAGTGGCAGAAGGGCCGCGACCGGCTGGAAGGCTATCGGATTCTGCGGCTGGGGCTGAATCCTGAACGGGCGCGGCTGTATGAGCGCATCAACCAGCGTGCGGCGGCGATGTTCGATCGCGGGCTGGTTGAGGAGACGGCGCGGCTGATCGAGCGCTACGGACGCGAGTGCCGTGCGTTGCTGTCGCTAGGTTATGCGCAGGCCGCAGCGATGCTCGCGGATGCGTTGACGCGCGAGGAGGCCGTCGCGGCGGCGCAGCAGGGACATCGCAACTATGCGAAGCGGCAGATGACGTGGTTTCGCCGCGAGCCGGAGATGCACTGGCTGAACGGACTGGGCAGCGATGACGGCGTTGTCGATGAGGCGATGCGGCTGGTTGCAGCGTTCATCAAGGGCTGA
- the hscB gene encoding Fe-S protein assembly co-chaperone HscB: protein MQRSSRAESFRTHSQLSLSLAFYNEAMSYFEVFSLPPKLHIDTAALEKHFYAQSRKLHPDRFASRPQAEQEEALRQSSLLNDAYRTLKDPILRTQYLLKLEGIELEEQSKAATDAARASGAEKKQVVPPELLEEVFELNMQLQEMKMAKQMGEDEPELRRDLMTAKDAFDARMVETQAELEGLWTRWDIAVDAGDDAGKASARDAMVALLNKRSYLRNLVRDVNEALE from the coding sequence TTGCAGCGTTCATCAAGGGCTGAGTCCTTTCGCACTCACTCGCAGCTTTCTCTCTCGCTCGCCTTCTACAATGAAGCGATGAGCTACTTTGAGGTCTTTTCGCTCCCGCCAAAGCTTCACATCGATACCGCTGCGCTGGAGAAGCATTTTTATGCGCAGAGCAGAAAGCTGCATCCGGACCGTTTCGCCTCACGGCCTCAGGCGGAACAGGAGGAGGCGTTACGTCAGTCGTCGCTGCTGAACGATGCGTATCGCACGCTGAAGGATCCGATTCTGCGGACGCAGTATCTGCTGAAGCTCGAAGGGATCGAGCTGGAGGAGCAATCGAAGGCAGCGACGGATGCGGCGCGCGCGTCGGGCGCGGAGAAGAAGCAGGTTGTACCTCCGGAGCTGCTGGAGGAGGTCTTCGAGCTGAACATGCAGCTGCAGGAGATGAAGATGGCGAAGCAGATGGGCGAGGACGAGCCCGAGCTGCGGCGCGATCTGATGACGGCCAAAGACGCCTTCGACGCCCGCATGGTGGAGACGCAGGCCGAGCTTGAAGGCCTGTGGACGCGCTGGGACATCGCGGTCGATGCGGGCGACGATGCGGGCAAGGCGTCGGCCCGCGATGCGATGGTTGCTCTGCTGAATAAGCGGAGCTATCTGCGGAACCTGGTCAGGGATGTGAACGAGGCCCTCGAGTAG
- a CDS encoding DinB family protein, with the protein MELNPYASYLGDQDPVPVITATPDRIRSLIAPLSAAQIDHAPAPGKWSIREIVAHLADCELVFAFRLRQALAADHPVIQPFDQGVWGERYAAYDIASGLATFSAVRNWNLRLLTTVTEADRHRPTTHPERGTMTFWTIIETMGGHDINHLQQLERIAGA; encoded by the coding sequence ATGGAACTGAATCCCTACGCCTCCTATCTCGGCGACCAGGACCCGGTCCCCGTCATCACGGCCACTCCCGATCGCATTCGCAGCCTCATCGCTCCACTCTCCGCCGCCCAGATCGATCACGCTCCCGCACCGGGCAAGTGGTCCATTCGCGAGATCGTCGCCCACCTGGCCGACTGCGAGCTGGTCTTTGCCTTCCGCCTCCGTCAGGCCCTCGCCGCTGACCATCCCGTCATCCAGCCCTTCGACCAGGGCGTCTGGGGCGAGCGCTACGCCGCCTACGACATCGCCTCCGGCCTTGCCACCTTCTCCGCCGTCCGTAACTGGAACCTCAGGCTCCTCACCACAGTGACCGAGGCCGACCGCCACCGGCCCACCACCCATCCCGAGCGCGGCACCATGACCTTCTGGACCATCATCGAGACCATGGGCGGACACGACATCAACCATCTCCAGCAGCTCGAACGCATCGCCGGGGCTTGA
- a CDS encoding VOC family protein → MTTQTRSTLIPSLRYRNAVAAIDWLGRAFGLQKNAVYMGENDTVAHAQLTYGGGMIMLGSVDNGSEYGKLMVQPDEIGHRETKGIYLVVPDADATYATAKAAGAEMVFDIRDMDYGGRGFTCRDLEGHLWSIGSYDPWQPEN, encoded by the coding sequence ATGACAACACAAACGCGCTCCACACTCATTCCCAGTCTCCGCTATCGCAACGCCGTCGCCGCCATCGACTGGCTGGGCCGCGCCTTCGGCCTCCAGAAAAACGCCGTTTACATGGGCGAGAACGACACCGTTGCCCACGCTCAGCTCACCTACGGCGGAGGCATGATCATGCTCGGCTCCGTCGACAACGGCTCCGAATACGGCAAGCTCATGGTGCAGCCCGACGAGATCGGCCACCGCGAAACCAAAGGCATCTATCTCGTCGTCCCCGACGCCGACGCCACCTATGCCACCGCCAAAGCCGCCGGGGCCGAGATGGTCTTCGACATCCGCGACATGGACTACGGCGGCCGCGGCTTCACCTGCCGCGACCTCGAGGGCCACCTCTGGAGCATCGGCTCCTACGACCCCTGGCAACCCGAGAACTAG
- a CDS encoding DMT family transporter yields MNYLWLAGAILSEVIGTSSLKASEGFTRLLPSVVVVIGYGLAFYCLSQTLKTMPVGVAYAIWSGLGTVLIALVGLVLYKQKLDSAAIVGMALIIAGVLVMNLLSKSAAH; encoded by the coding sequence ATGAACTATCTATGGCTTGCTGGAGCGATCCTGAGCGAGGTGATTGGCACCTCTTCCCTTAAGGCTTCGGAGGGGTTTACGCGGCTGCTGCCGTCGGTTGTGGTGGTGATCGGGTATGGTCTGGCCTTTTACTGCCTGTCGCAGACGCTGAAGACGATGCCGGTGGGCGTGGCCTATGCGATCTGGTCGGGGCTGGGGACGGTGCTGATTGCGCTGGTGGGACTGGTGCTCTACAAACAGAAGCTCGATTCGGCCGCCATCGTGGGGATGGCGCTGATCATCGCGGGCGTACTGGTGATGAATCTGCTCTCGAAGTCAGCGGCGCACTAA
- a CDS encoding NAD(P)-dependent oxidoreductase, whose product MRLAILGATGGIGRLLLSHALDQGHNVTAYARAPQKIGISAPRLQVIGGDLYDAEQMAQAIHGSDAVLSAFGPTTLRRTHLRRDFGRTLVRAMHLSGVSRFIHVSSAFCFRQGGLLYSVMTNTLFRNVTDDHCDADNEMAQSDLDWTILRPPRLLDKPASGNLRVVAGGLPKSAYTISRADVANFMLKEAVAPRYVHQFVGLSN is encoded by the coding sequence ATGCGACTCGCCATCCTCGGAGCCACAGGCGGCATAGGCCGCCTGCTTCTCTCCCACGCTCTCGATCAGGGACACAACGTCACCGCCTACGCCCGCGCTCCCCAGAAGATCGGCATCTCTGCGCCGCGCCTCCAGGTCATCGGCGGCGATCTTTACGATGCCGAGCAGATGGCTCAGGCCATCCACGGCTCCGACGCCGTCCTCTCAGCCTTCGGCCCCACCACCCTCCGCCGCACCCACCTGCGTCGCGACTTCGGCCGCACCCTCGTCCGTGCGATGCATCTCTCCGGAGTCTCCCGCTTCATTCACGTCTCCAGCGCCTTCTGCTTCCGCCAGGGAGGCCTGCTCTACTCCGTCATGACCAACACACTCTTTCGCAACGTCACCGACGACCATTGCGACGCCGACAACGAGATGGCGCAGTCCGATCTCGACTGGACCATTCTTCGTCCGCCGCGCCTGCTCGACAAACCCGCCAGTGGCAATCTTCGCGTCGTCGCAGGCGGACTCCCCAAAAGCGCCTACACCATCTCCCGCGCCGACGTAGCCAACTTCATGCTCAAGGAAGCCGTAGCACCGCGTTACGTCCACCAGTTCGTCGGGCTCAGCAACTGA
- a CDS encoding ester cyclase, giving the protein MKRSPKPLPIALLALILPSPASIHAQTRRTPTQSSHHQGATMPATPQETVIRRYYEECLNQNHLELIPEIFTPDIVFHAPTGDASGYAGVRQASDRVRALFPDHHFVVEDIVINGDKGAARWSMTATNTAPIAGVPPTGKPITNSAVIFYRFRDGKIAESWLQMDQVGIFRQIGVPLPGAQSAPAAH; this is encoded by the coding sequence ATGAAGCGCAGCCCCAAACCACTCCCCATCGCCCTTCTCGCCCTCATTCTTCCCAGCCCGGCCTCGATTCACGCGCAGACTCGCCGCACGCCTACCCAATCCAGCCATCACCAAGGAGCCACCATGCCCGCCACCCCGCAGGAAACCGTCATCCGCCGCTACTACGAGGAGTGCCTCAACCAGAATCACCTTGAGCTCATCCCCGAGATCTTTACCCCCGACATCGTCTTCCATGCCCCCACCGGCGATGCCTCCGGTTATGCGGGAGTCCGTCAGGCCTCCGATCGCGTCCGCGCTCTTTTCCCCGACCATCACTTCGTCGTCGAAGACATCGTCATCAACGGCGACAAAGGCGCCGCTCGTTGGAGCATGACCGCCACCAACACCGCTCCCATCGCCGGTGTCCCACCTACCGGAAAGCCCATCACCAACAGTGCCGTCATCTTCTACCGCTTCCGCGATGGCAAGATCGCCGAGTCCTGGTTGCAGATGGACCAGGTCGGCATCTTCCGCCAGATCGGCGTTCCACTCCCCGGAGCCCAGTCCGCACCAGCAGCGCACTAA
- a CDS encoding TetR family transcriptional regulator translates to MQKKTVKKRAVAKVPEKRVYESPARQRQADETRARIAAAARRLLEKNGYAGMTIPAVARAAGVAVPTVYAAFGSKKGIVSELLDAARFGEAYQSLLGEARKVTDPMELMRFPPRFARQIYEAEMPVENLLRGAGMVAPELAAVEDERNCQRYDSQLMVIDALEKAKLLKAGLTRERARAILWSLTSRELFRMLVRERGWSGDEYQAWLEDAIRRELVGE, encoded by the coding sequence ATGCAGAAAAAAACGGTGAAGAAGCGCGCAGTGGCAAAGGTGCCGGAGAAGAGGGTGTATGAGTCTCCGGCGCGGCAGCGGCAGGCCGACGAGACGCGGGCGAGGATTGCGGCGGCGGCGCGGCGGTTGCTGGAGAAGAACGGCTATGCGGGAATGACGATTCCTGCAGTGGCCAGGGCGGCGGGTGTGGCCGTGCCGACGGTGTATGCTGCCTTCGGCTCGAAGAAGGGCATTGTCTCTGAATTGCTGGACGCGGCGCGGTTCGGCGAGGCGTATCAGTCATTGCTCGGTGAGGCGCGGAAGGTGACGGACCCGATGGAGCTGATGCGGTTTCCGCCACGGTTTGCGCGCCAGATTTACGAAGCGGAGATGCCGGTGGAGAACCTACTGCGAGGCGCGGGGATGGTGGCTCCCGAGCTGGCGGCGGTGGAGGATGAGCGCAACTGCCAGCGGTACGATTCGCAGCTGATGGTGATCGATGCGCTGGAGAAGGCGAAGCTGCTGAAGGCCGGGCTGACGCGGGAGAGGGCACGGGCGATTCTGTGGTCGCTGACGAGCAGAGAGTTGTTCAGGATGCTGGTTCGGGAACGGGGCTGGTCGGGTGATGAGTACCAGGCGTGGTTGGAAGATGCGATTCGGCGGGAGCTGGTGGGAGAGTGA
- a CDS encoding helix-turn-helix domain-containing protein, whose product MDAPPPEVDAMLYLERSPQPALSPFIKSLWYCRHPNAAHGRQIILPSGHMQVVISLTDAPLNDCSAGLTAPTQPQAFAVLTGMFSRYQVIDSADLAHLIGIVFRPGGTTPFFSTCSHLFTNLETSLEDIWSTNARSLRDQLCEAPTPQARFDALEAHLLLRLRRNKLSTPHPLIGYALETLDAAPGTTTVAELTRSIGLSPRRFSELFSRHVGVSPKLYARIQRFQLAVQMLHRGTEVPWSELALTCGYYDQSHFANDFRAFSGISPTTYSAASRPWSNHIALD is encoded by the coding sequence TTGGATGCCCCGCCACCCGAGGTCGATGCCATGCTCTACCTTGAGCGATCGCCACAACCCGCGCTGTCGCCCTTCATCAAGTCCCTCTGGTACTGCCGCCATCCCAACGCTGCACACGGCCGCCAGATCATCCTGCCCTCCGGCCACATGCAGGTTGTCATCTCGCTGACAGACGCTCCCCTCAACGACTGCTCCGCCGGACTCACCGCGCCCACCCAGCCGCAGGCCTTCGCCGTCCTCACGGGCATGTTCTCCCGCTACCAGGTCATCGACTCCGCCGACCTCGCCCACCTCATCGGCATCGTCTTCCGCCCCGGCGGCACCACGCCCTTCTTCTCCACCTGCAGCCACCTCTTCACCAATCTCGAGACCTCGCTTGAAGATATCTGGAGCACCAACGCCCGCTCTCTCCGCGACCAGCTCTGCGAAGCCCCCACGCCACAGGCCAGGTTCGACGCCCTCGAAGCCCATCTCCTCCTCCGCTTGCGCCGTAACAAGCTCAGCACGCCCCACCCGCTCATCGGCTACGCTCTCGAAACCCTCGACGCCGCTCCGGGCACAACCACAGTCGCCGAGCTCACCCGCTCCATCGGCCTAAGCCCGCGCCGCTTCTCCGAGCTCTTCTCCCGGCACGTCGGCGTCTCCCCCAAGCTCTACGCCCGCATCCAGCGCTTCCAGCTGGCCGTGCAGATGCTCCACCGCGGCACCGAAGTTCCCTGGTCCGAACTTGCCCTCACCTGCGGCTACTACGACCAGTCTCACTTCGCGAACGACTTCCGCGCCTTCTCCGGCATCAGCCCCACCACCTACTCCGCCGCCTCCCGCCCCTGGAGCAACCACATCGCCCTAGACTGA
- the hscA gene encoding Fe-S protein assembly chaperone HscA, producing the protein MAEERVVGIDLGTTNSLVAYMQGETPTVIPGEDGDRLVPSVVAVTRGGVVVGNAARTTLLEDAGSAVYSAKRLMGRGVEDIQDELKLFPFQLAEGIQTGGVLKLKVGEKVLTPPEVSAYVLMQLKKNAERFFGASVTKAVITVPAYFNDAQRQATKDAGRIAGLEVLRLVNEPTAAALAYGLDKNKDGVIAVYDFGGGTFDISILKLHEGIFEVIATGGDTHLGGDDIDNLLIAIALDDIAGDLGEDVRHDAEAVQAIRKAVIEAKIWLSSNDVARLDVTLPSKKRYTREISREQFEALIAGVIARTAGPCRQALKDAGLKAAAIDEVVLVGGSTRIPAVRRLVDEVFGLSARGKKPHTELNPDEVVALGAAVQAQILSGTTQAGSKIEDLLLLDVTPLSLGIEALGGVVAKIIQRNSTIPASATEHFTTGVDGQTNVAIHVVQGERELAKDCRSLARFDLKGIPPMTAGLPRIEVKFLIDANGILHVSAREQRSGQEAEVEVKPTYGLTDEQVEEMILSSFDNAEEDMQQRQVIEAKNEAETILTAVDKGRKHEAWKKLSADEVAVIGEEEDALKVTLQGNDYKEIRAAIERLDKATRRFAELMMDSAVTGALGGKTMEAAGESIGEGPTAPHPFAKAQIDASPAAVAEAERIEESVKDEETPGESTED; encoded by the coding sequence ATGGCGGAAGAGCGCGTAGTAGGGATTGACCTGGGGACGACGAACTCCCTGGTGGCGTACATGCAGGGAGAGACGCCAACGGTGATCCCGGGGGAAGATGGCGACCGGCTGGTTCCGTCGGTGGTGGCGGTGACGCGTGGCGGCGTGGTGGTGGGCAATGCGGCTCGCACGACGCTGCTGGAGGACGCGGGCAGCGCGGTGTATTCGGCCAAGCGGCTGATGGGACGCGGCGTTGAGGATATTCAGGACGAGCTGAAGCTGTTTCCATTCCAGTTGGCCGAGGGCATCCAGACAGGCGGGGTGCTGAAGTTGAAGGTGGGCGAGAAGGTTCTGACGCCGCCGGAGGTTTCGGCCTACGTGCTGATGCAGTTGAAGAAGAATGCAGAGCGGTTCTTTGGGGCTTCGGTGACCAAGGCCGTGATTACGGTTCCGGCGTACTTCAACGATGCGCAGCGGCAGGCTACGAAGGATGCGGGTCGCATTGCAGGGCTGGAGGTTCTGCGGCTGGTGAATGAGCCGACAGCGGCGGCGCTGGCCTATGGTCTGGATAAGAACAAGGACGGCGTGATCGCTGTGTATGACTTTGGCGGCGGGACGTTCGACATCTCGATCCTGAAGCTGCATGAGGGGATCTTCGAGGTGATCGCGACGGGTGGCGATACGCACCTGGGCGGCGACGATATCGACAACCTGTTGATTGCGATTGCGCTGGACGATATTGCCGGCGATCTGGGTGAGGATGTTCGTCACGACGCGGAGGCCGTGCAGGCGATTCGCAAGGCGGTGATTGAAGCGAAGATCTGGCTGTCGTCGAATGACGTGGCTCGGCTGGATGTGACGCTGCCGAGTAAGAAGCGTTATACGCGCGAGATCTCGCGGGAGCAGTTTGAAGCACTGATTGCGGGTGTGATTGCGCGCACGGCTGGGCCTTGCAGGCAGGCGCTAAAGGATGCGGGGTTGAAGGCTGCGGCGATCGATGAGGTGGTGCTGGTGGGCGGGTCGACTCGCATACCGGCGGTGCGGCGGCTGGTCGATGAGGTCTTCGGGCTGAGCGCGCGTGGGAAGAAGCCGCACACGGAGTTGAATCCAGATGAAGTCGTTGCTCTGGGTGCGGCGGTGCAGGCGCAGATTCTTTCGGGAACGACACAGGCGGGAAGCAAGATTGAGGATTTGCTGCTGCTGGATGTGACTCCGCTATCGCTGGGGATTGAGGCGCTGGGCGGTGTGGTCGCGAAGATTATTCAGCGTAACTCAACCATACCGGCGAGCGCGACGGAGCACTTCACGACTGGCGTGGATGGGCAGACGAATGTGGCGATTCATGTTGTTCAGGGCGAGAGAGAGCTGGCGAAGGACTGCCGCTCTTTAGCTCGGTTCGATCTGAAGGGGATTCCTCCGATGACGGCCGGGCTGCCGCGCATCGAAGTGAAGTTTCTGATCGATGCCAACGGCATTCTGCATGTGAGCGCACGCGAACAACGCAGCGGGCAGGAGGCCGAGGTTGAGGTGAAGCCTACCTATGGCCTGACGGACGAGCAGGTCGAGGAGATGATTCTGTCGTCGTTCGACAATGCCGAGGAGGACATGCAACAGCGGCAGGTGATCGAGGCGAAGAATGAAGCCGAGACGATTCTGACTGCCGTGGACAAGGGCAGGAAGCATGAGGCGTGGAAGAAGCTGAGTGCGGATGAGGTGGCCGTGATCGGCGAGGAAGAAGATGCGCTGAAGGTCACGCTGCAAGGCAATGACTATAAGGAGATTCGTGCGGCGATTGAGCGGCTGGACAAAGCGACGCGCCGGTTTGCCGAGCTGATGATGGATTCGGCGGTGACGGGCGCGCTGGGCGGCAAGACGATGGAGGCCGCAGGTGAGAGCATAGGAGAGGGGCCAACGGCTCCGCATCCGTTTGCAAAGGCACAGATTGATGCGTCTCCGGCGGCTGTGGCCGAGGCGGAGCGGATTGAAGAATCAGTGAAGGACGAAGAGACTCCCGGAGAGTCGACGGAAGATTGA
- a CDS encoding 2Fe-2S iron-sulfur cluster-binding protein produces the protein MSEVNKEQVVDLSKPAGEGMVRVTFLPEGRTVEFPFDSLPYDGHGEPMSFLDVAENFDIFLDHACGGVCACTTCHLHVKEGAKGISEPEDKELDRMETAADVQLNSRLGCQAVIEKPGTYVVEIPKWNRNYVQEGKPAATVKKD, from the coding sequence ATGAGTGAAGTGAATAAAGAGCAGGTTGTGGATTTGTCGAAGCCCGCGGGCGAGGGTATGGTGCGTGTGACGTTTTTGCCGGAGGGTCGGACGGTGGAGTTCCCTTTCGATTCCCTGCCCTATGACGGGCATGGCGAGCCGATGTCATTTCTGGATGTAGCAGAAAACTTCGACATCTTCCTCGATCATGCGTGCGGCGGTGTGTGCGCGTGTACAACGTGTCATCTGCATGTGAAGGAAGGCGCGAAGGGCATCTCAGAGCCTGAGGATAAAGAACTGGATCGCATGGAGACGGCTGCGGACGTGCAGCTGAATTCGCGGCTGGGTTGCCAGGCGGTAATTGAGAAGCCGGGGACGTACGTGGTGGAGATTCCGAAGTGGAACCGCAATTATGTGCAGGAAGGCAAGCCTGCTGCAACGGTAAAGAAGGACTGA
- the iscX gene encoding Fe-S cluster assembly protein IscX, with the protein MPREINWTDSLEIGILLQEKYPELDPYTVRFTDLHKYVTELPGFVGDPMKSTEGILEAIQTAWHEEYEDAK; encoded by the coding sequence ATGCCGCGTGAGATCAATTGGACGGATTCGCTGGAGATCGGGATCCTGCTGCAGGAGAAGTATCCGGAGCTCGATCCGTACACGGTACGGTTTACGGATCTGCACAAGTATGTGACCGAGCTTCCGGGCTTCGTAGGCGATCCGATGAAGTCGACAGAGGGGATTCTGGAGGCGATTCAGACGGCCTGGCATGAGGAATACGAAGACGCCAAGTAG